One part of the Paraglaciecola sp. L3A3 genome encodes these proteins:
- a CDS encoding 2,5-didehydro-3-deoxy-L-galactonate 5-reductase, producing the protein MFEKFSLEGKVALVTGCKRGIGKGIALGLAEAGADIIGVSASLELEGSDVEKEVKALGKNFKAYQCDFGDRDALYAFIKEVKADFPKIDILINNAGTILRAPAAEHGDDLWDKVIDVNLNSQFILSREIGKEMVNRGEGKIIFTASLLTFQGGITVPGYAASKGAIGQLVMALSNEWAGKGVNVNAIAPGYIDTDNTEALRADAERNAAILGRIPQGRWGNPEDFKGPAVFLASEAASYVNGAILLVDGGWMGR; encoded by the coding sequence ATGTTTGAAAAATTTAGTTTAGAAGGCAAAGTTGCTTTAGTTACCGGTTGTAAACGTGGCATTGGTAAAGGTATTGCTTTAGGTTTAGCTGAAGCAGGCGCCGACATTATTGGTGTATCTGCTAGTTTAGAGCTTGAAGGCTCTGATGTTGAAAAAGAAGTAAAAGCTCTAGGCAAAAACTTTAAAGCTTACCAATGTGACTTCGGTGATCGTGATGCTTTATATGCTTTCATCAAAGAAGTTAAAGCGGACTTCCCAAAAATTGATATCTTAATTAACAATGCAGGCACCATCCTACGTGCCCCTGCTGCTGAGCATGGCGATGATTTATGGGATAAAGTAATTGATGTTAACTTGAACTCTCAATTTATTCTTAGCCGTGAAATTGGTAAAGAAATGGTTAACCGTGGTGAAGGAAAAATTATCTTTACCGCTTCATTGTTAACTTTCCAAGGTGGTATTACCGTTCCTGGTTATGCGGCAAGTAAAGGCGCAATTGGTCAACTAGTGATGGCATTGTCGAACGAGTGGGCTGGTAAAGGCGTTAATGTTAATGCGATTGCACCTGGCTATATCGATACAGATAACACGGAAGCACTTCGTGCAGATGCTGAGCGTAATGCTGCCATCTTAGGGCGTATTCCACAAGGTCGCTGGGGAAATCCTGAAGACTTTAAAGGTCCAGCTGTTTTCTTGGCTTCAGAAGCAGCAAGTTATGTGAATGGCGCTATCTTGTTGGTAGACGGTGGCTGGATGGGTCGATAG
- a CDS encoding zinc-binding dehydrogenase has protein sequence MQAAQYIGNKSFSVVEGTSIAPEAGEVRLNVGYVGICGTDMHIYHGVMDQRVSIPQTIGHEISGVVAEIGAGVTGFTVGEKVVVRPLDWCGECPTCNAGLTHICQNLKFMGIDTPGAFQSSWTVKARTLHKLPATVDLKQGALVEPLSVACHDVRRSRLKAGEKVVVLGGGPIGQLVAAVAKSVGAEVLVSEPNESRRAFADELGVKSINPIEQDLAAFVDEWTGTKGADVVFEVSGVKPAIDAMTQVAGRRGRIVMVAIHSTKPEIDLFQFFWKELELLGARVYEAEDFDWAIELIASGQIDLKPFISSVSPLADIGTAFASMDGNPEGMKALVECNAE, from the coding sequence ATGCAAGCTGCTCAATATATAGGTAACAAATCATTCTCAGTGGTCGAAGGAACGTCTATCGCTCCAGAAGCGGGTGAGGTTCGTTTGAACGTGGGTTATGTAGGTATCTGTGGTACAGATATGCACATTTATCATGGCGTAATGGATCAACGTGTGTCTATTCCACAAACTATCGGCCATGAAATTTCAGGCGTTGTAGCTGAAATTGGTGCCGGTGTGACCGGTTTCACTGTTGGCGAAAAAGTAGTTGTTCGTCCTCTTGATTGGTGTGGTGAATGTCCTACTTGTAATGCTGGTTTAACGCATATTTGTCAAAACCTTAAATTTATGGGCATTGATACTCCTGGGGCTTTCCAATCAAGTTGGACTGTAAAAGCACGTACTTTACATAAATTACCTGCAACCGTTGACCTTAAACAAGGTGCACTAGTTGAGCCTTTATCTGTTGCTTGTCACGATGTGCGTCGTTCACGCTTGAAAGCAGGTGAAAAAGTGGTAGTACTAGGTGGTGGCCCAATTGGTCAACTTGTTGCCGCTGTAGCAAAAAGTGTAGGTGCTGAAGTATTGGTTTCTGAACCTAACGAAAGCCGTCGTGCATTTGCCGACGAACTAGGTGTTAAATCAATTAACCCTATCGAACAAGACCTAGCTGCTTTTGTAGATGAGTGGACAGGTACTAAAGGCGCAGACGTAGTATTTGAAGTGTCTGGTGTAAAACCTGCGATTGATGCTATGACTCAAGTCGCTGGTCGTCGCGGCCGTATCGTTATGGTGGCAATTCATAGCACTAAACCTGAAATTGACTTGTTCCAATTCTTCTGGAAAGAATTAGAACTACTTGGTGCGCGTGTATACGAAGCAGAAGATTTTGATTGGGCAATTGAATTAATTGCATCAGGTCAAATTGATCTTAAACCATTTATTAGCTCAGTCAGTCCGTTAGCTGATATTGGAACTGCATTTGCTAGCATGGATGGGAATCCTGAAGGCATGAAAGCATTGGTTGAATGTAACGCAGAATAG
- a CDS encoding mandelate racemase/muconate lactonizing enzyme family protein, with the protein MNKNKITSIDIELYNIPLSEVLSDAKHGDHTHFELVLCRVTCEDGTQGVGYTYTGGKGGRAIYSLLHDEMRPLLTGKDASEIDLIWDKLQWEYHYVGRGGILSFAISAVDIALWDIKCKRLGQPLWKVAGGASNKTNCYAGGIDLNFTEQKLLNNIQGYLDRGFEAVKIKVGKDDYLEDVSRVAAVRKVIGPDRVFMVDANYSLSVQDAIRFGKAIEEYDITWFEEPTIPDDYLGFAEISDAINIPLAMGENLHTFHEFEYAVAQAKLGFLQPDASNIGGITGFLQVAKLGAKHGLPLCSHGMHELHVSLLASQAHSAYLEVHSFPIDEYTHHPLQLDNNGYAVAPDVPGTGVVFDDALLAPHLVMKS; encoded by the coding sequence CAGAGGTGTTATCTGATGCTAAACATGGCGACCACACTCATTTTGAATTAGTGCTTTGTCGTGTGACCTGTGAAGATGGTACCCAAGGCGTAGGTTATACCTATACCGGAGGGAAAGGTGGTCGTGCAATTTACTCTTTATTACATGACGAGATGCGCCCACTATTAACCGGTAAAGACGCATCAGAGATAGATCTTATCTGGGATAAATTACAGTGGGAATATCACTATGTAGGGCGTGGTGGCATTTTAAGTTTTGCTATCTCTGCTGTAGATATTGCTTTATGGGACATCAAGTGTAAACGCCTTGGCCAACCACTATGGAAAGTTGCAGGCGGCGCCAGTAATAAAACCAACTGTTATGCTGGTGGTATCGATCTTAACTTTACCGAACAAAAACTACTTAATAATATTCAAGGATATTTAGACCGCGGATTTGAAGCCGTTAAAATTAAAGTCGGCAAAGATGATTATTTAGAAGATGTGAGCCGTGTGGCTGCCGTTAGAAAGGTAATAGGTCCAGACCGTGTATTCATGGTTGACGCTAATTATTCTTTATCAGTGCAAGATGCAATTCGCTTTGGCAAGGCTATTGAAGAATATGATATTACTTGGTTCGAAGAACCAACCATTCCTGATGATTATCTCGGTTTTGCTGAAATATCAGACGCTATTAATATTCCGTTAGCTATGGGAGAAAACTTACATACTTTTCATGAATTTGAATACGCAGTCGCCCAAGCTAAATTAGGCTTTTTACAGCCTGATGCGTCTAATATAGGTGGCATTACTGGCTTTTTACAGGTCGCTAAATTAGGAGCCAAACATGGTCTTCCTTTATGTAGTCATGGCATGCATGAATTACATGTGTCTTTGTTAGCGTCTCAAGCTCACTCCGCTTATTTAGAAGTACACTCTTTTCCAATTGATGAATACACCCATCATCCGTTACAACTCGATAATAATGGCTATGCAGTAGCTCCAGATGTGCCCGGTACTGGGGTAGTGTTTGATGATGCGTTGTTAGCACCCCATTTAGTCATGAAATCTTAA